A segment of the Pieris napi chromosome 5, ilPieNapi1.2, whole genome shotgun sequence genome:
GTGGCATTCCACAAGATGTCCTGAAGACAAAAAACGTCTGAATAACCTCACTAAACAACTGAGGAGGGAGATTACAAAACATAAAGATACTTCAATAAAGAGATACCTAAACCAATTAACTTCTGATGGTTCCACCAATAACTCCATCTGGAAAgcgataaaaaatatcaaaaaacctACTACACATATTCCTCCCTTGCGAGTCTGATGGGAATTGGGCTGCAAGTAACATACAAAAAGTTAGGAGGTTTGCTGAACatctagaaaatatattacaaatcgATGAAGAAGATTTACTTGACTTCGGGGAAATATCGCCAGAAGAGCTAAACATCCGGCTAGTCACACCAAAAGAAGTTTTCAGTGAAATTAAACGTTTGACTAAAAAAAAGGCGCCAggttttgatttaattacgGGTGAGGTATTACAGCACCTTCCCCGTAAAGCCGTAGTTAAAATGCCAACCTTAATTAATGCCTCATTTCGACTTCAATATGTTCCCAATATGTGGAAAGTTGCAGAAGTTATAATGATTCCCAAGCCAGGAAAACCACCACACGAAGTAACGTCATACAGACCAATCTCACTGTTACCTGTTATAGCGAAACTATTTCTCAAACGTCTTAACCCTATTATTGCCAAAAAGCAGCTCATACCGGATTACCAATTTGGTTTCAGAGAAAAACATTCTACCATAGAGCAGGTTCAtagaattacaaataatatagaaaaagcaCTAGAAGAACAAAAAGTCTGCTCCACGGTCTTTCTGGATGTAGCTCAGGCATTTGACAAAGTGTGGCACCGAGgacttgtttataaataaaagaaactacTGCCTCgtcaattttcaaatatcCTTGAGTCATACTTAACACAAAGAATGTTTAGGGTACGACAAGAAGATGATTATTCAGAactgaaagaaataaaagctGGGGTGCCGCAAGGgagtgtattttttatacacatGCGATATTCCTGAATTAGAAGATAACGTAATCGCTACCTTTGCCGATGATACTGCTATCATGTCTACGGCAGATACTGTAAAGGAAGCGGTagtaaaactacaaaaagcCATAAATACTGTTGGCTTGTGGACCAAAAAATGGCGGATACGATTAAATCAGTCTAAATCAGTTCACATAAACTTTACCAACAAAACATCAAATTACCAGCCAGTATATATTGATAACGTCAAAGTGCCGTTCCAAAATTCAGCTAAGTACCTAGGTATGACGCTGGATACCAAACTCCGATGGAAGGTCCATGTTAAAAAGAAGCGTGAAGAGTTGGATCTCCGTTACACTAAATTGTACTGGTTGCTCGGAAGGCATTCCGCGCTAtcagttcaaaataaattattgatttacaaaCAAGTCCTGACACCTGTATGGACTTATGGTTGCCAGCTGTGGGGCTGTACCAGTAATAGTAACATCCAAGTAATCCAACGATTCCAAAACAAAGTGCTCAGGGGAATAGTCAATGCTCCCTGGTATATTCGCAATAACGACCTCCATCGGGACCTTAATGTAGAGGACGTCGCCacagtaataaaaaagactGCCGGAGCCCACATAGGCTCCACCatcacgtgaatgtcgaggctattcaactccttgacaccacgggcctagtgagaagattgaaaaggacaaaaccgtttgaactagtgaattagtgttagtgcacgttagtattaagtgctaaacagtgattgaaaaaaaatagaacacaagaacaaagtgtcttccctttaatagagactaagtagtgttattggacactttcttatgttaaatatcctttgtaataaattaggttagacttaaattacttattagtcttaagttaggctagattgtaatattccatgatgtcttagtaaagacacatgtatataaaaaaatataaaaatactaattctTTGTGGTTTggtgaaaataaaacaaacttcaCTCGTtctaaaaattacatgttGCAGAAAGTACTCTAACATGGcgtattgattttaaatgacTATAATATCCTAAGAGCAAAATTGTATACGTCTTGACtatgtttttgtaaatttatttgtatgtttctaacaaatttaatataaaataactggtattattacaaaattaaaaaaattgtagccGCGCGAAACCTCAAagctagtaaataattaacaaaatttaaattaacagtgcaacataataaatattgatttcatttaaaaccatttaatttataaatctatCCATAAACGTAATAATAggggtaataataataaccatacgggtaataataatatggatACACATAATAGTACGGGTAATAAGGATAATAGATTATACATTTGACTTCATTCTTCCCTTCTCCATTTCGTCGACTTTTAGCACATTCAGGTGGAACTGTTTTGCCATGAGAAAATACTATTTGGTGTGCTATGATCAAGATGAGTAGTATTTGGTTGAATTTCAtctgaaaaaagaaaatataaagcaagtatttgcagctgagtttcatcgtCGGACTTCGAGGGCAGAATACGTAATACCACCCGTAACACCTCGATGTACGTCGTTCTGGGcgttttgccgcgcaccagcACCGAGGAATCAGCTGCCCACttaagtattttcgaaccaattcgactcagggtccttcaagaaaagagcgtatcaattcttacaaggccggcaacgcattcgcgagcTCTGTAGTagcagtgtccatgggcggcggtatcacttaacatcaggtgagccttctgctcGTTGGCCCCCTgtccttaaaaaaaaaagtacgaCCAGTGATatttctttgtatattttgtatttattctaTCCTATATCTGTAGTAATAACTGTTATGATagttgttaataattattactgttaaaaaatgtaaaaaaaaaatccgtggcgctgcaacctctttaggtctgcctcagatttctgaatctatttcatgatcatttttcaatctaataggcaagtaggtgatcagcctcctgtgcctgacacacgccgtagaTTTTTTGGAAAAATACAGAATAAGTTTTTGCTTCTTAACGGAAACTTGGGGTCATAACTTCAGTATGACATTAACATGGCgctaattaatatgtatttatgactataataaatatgtaatcatatGAATAATGCATAACAAATGATTTTTCTGAATAAGTCTAATCGCAttgttttatctattaattCGTCTTCTTCTGTCCAATCCTGCTTACGCTTTGATGAAAAGAAACAGAGCACTTTAGTTAAAATGGAAAATTATGCatttagagtaatttttttgtgaataatgGGATAGATTTTTTACTCTTAAGATGACATCTAATATCAATACATATTTAGATCAGTGTACTAACTGATAACCTACCTGCTTTTTAAAAActagtttattattacaaatttgaAGATTTCAGGCACATTATTAGACGGTTACATCAATGTACAAACAAATTTAGAAATTGATTaaatgcgatttttttacaattatgtatgtatttttatataaagttgaGGTCATGCCAAAGAagaatggaaagaagcatggCAACACTGAGACATCGAAAAAGAGCAGAAGAGATAAGATCAGCGACCAAAGTAGAGgacattataaagaaaataaggcaATTGAAATGGCGCTTGACCGGGCACATGACGAGAGATAGCAGGTtgaaattgacaaaaatagttacagaatggcaaccacgtcatggaaaaaggaaaagaggaagacagagcaagagatgggcacactatataaagagaataggaggcacaacttggacaagaagagctaacatcagaaaagaatggaagcagctggaagaggcctatgtgtcacaggacacgccGACTACGTAAAACGGGTCAAGTGacgtattagattaagttttatttatgatttagaattaatttttgtatgtaacttaaataagtatttataatataatttactggttgtcagcaataaaggcttaataactaaataataaaataaaatatttatgtaattatattttaaacgaatCAAGTTTTCCGTTTATATTATAGgtaaaaagaaatacttaCGTTAAAGTTGGTGAAGACGTTCTGACGAAATGCACTTTATGAAAAGGTTATAACTAACGAGATTGCACGAAATTGATTATAAACTGTGTAATacgatattaattattaaatcaaaccaAAGAAACAATCTACAACTGCCATCTGACAAATTATATGGAGTGATTGTTAGttgttgtttataattatattattaatatttttttagatacatttttataaaacccaTGCGACTTTTTCAAAATGAGTTTTCTCGGGAGTTGTGTGCTGTGATATCGCGGGCTACTTGATTGTGgggaagttgcatggatctggttagcgcTGTGCCTTCTTAAGAACTCATGGCATTTTCACACGTGTATATACTttctataacaatataattcaTAAGTATCTGATTGTGTGTGGtgtgtaagataaaaaaaagtgcgtgcgtacaaagtactcatgtcagaagtgaaacttctttggcaaacaaatttttaactcttttttatatttatattaatctaaaactttagatttccgagacttagagggagggaaaagaaaatatgttaggaatttaatgaatttaattgtcattaaaatattaaaagtgtcaaaaattaaaacaaataatatttttttttaaatatatttctttgacAATAAAACACGCGGCACTTTAATtcacaattcgtcatttgagatttcaataaattattttgcatcaaaaatataaaaaaactaatatttactttacgaaattttaatttcaaaaatagaatttctataaggtaattcacccttttcactctctctcaatcggtctcaatcgctctctcccttttcttcgacgaaaacgctgcacatcttcgcgacgttccgtaaaaattttaccctcatgcgcctaaagaagtttcacttcaaaaattaaagacattagattatttataatatattatatacaataggatttttgtgaaaaaactgagACAGTTGAGTACTTTTCATCCTTATCAGACTTCGTCGAAGAATTAAGCAATAACGATAAAATAAGACAGTTGTTTGGACAAGTTATGAGATCACGTTTTgctataaatttttgaaaagaacTTTCTTAGAGATTATTTTGGTGATTGTGTTGAATGTCGTACTTTATAATTGGACAAGGTTTTATGTCTTTTTACTGACTTCATATTTGGGAAATTGTTAGAGTAGATGAAAAGAATCACCATTGGCCTTTACCTTACTTTACCGGTACCTTgtggtctgggcctcaggaTCCTAttcgtgatcatttatttttcttaatagacaagtaggtgattagccttctGTATCTGACAcccgccgtcgacttttttgggtctaaatcATGCCGGTTacctcactatgttttcctttaagAAAAAGAATCGAGCGAATGATAAACGCGCACATAGGCCGAAATACCATTGGTTCGCAGGCCCTACCCGCCTTACCTTACCTTAGGGCTGACTCTCACTTttaaaccactaggccaacactgctcttgttTGAGTAGAAAAGGTGAAAGgcgaaaaagaaaaacaaatatataataaccacatgtattatttacaaaattaattataaaaataattacttacattctaatattttatttgtacaaCATAATCCTACGAGGGATGaccttattttgtttttaaacatgCGGTCTAATTATAAAACGTTTAATTACGACGTTATTTTCTTGCAAAAGAATTACCATGGCAACAAATACCGTATTAACTTTGATCTACGTTTATAAAgcctattttattactttaatatcatcaataatattagtttcatATTATTCTCCTTAATTAATGGTAACAACTTAACTCTATTTTGTACAGTGCTTTTGACGAAAGcttataatttaagtaaaaactaTAACTAGACTAgaatcacaaaatatattcTGCGAGTTAATATAATCGACACATGATTTTTAGGTGCAAAATATGCCCCATTAAGCtatttagtataataattccaaaatagATACACAGGCTAAATAGACCTATGCTGCAAACTCCCAATAGCAACCGCGATTCCGCTGTTTCTTTccaatttaattatagttatttCAAAATCTCAAATCGAAACGCTTTTGGAAGTTAAAGAATTCCGGTGCAGGATAACtcctttttaattacttatgtttattagttaacactAATCTTTGTCGCTGAGTTGGACCATCCTTTTTACCTTTAGAGATATTCGGGGATTACATAATTTCGAATGCTCAAGCATGGGCAGAGCCTAACCTCCTCTGTACAGTCTTACTGCACATTTTATCTCTCTTTAAACCacagctcatgtctgagcgtCCAGCTCAGCAAGGAAGTATCGGACTATCTGTTTCCatcggtttctgtccagcgtcTTTCTTATGACAGTGTATAGTTTTGAgaacgatgagtctttcacttgatcggtccatctgtgatcagtttctccaagttctcatcgcctcaTCGAACATTTTATAATGACAATTCAAATCagtaattttcaaatattaaactaacacAAAAAGTATAAACTGACCGTGTCTTTACGCGTATTCTTGATATACATTTGACCTTAAGGAACGATAAGAATATTCTGGAGCAACCTAAACGGTGAAGATTTGCAGAGTGGACGGCCAATTGGACACGTGTACTGTCGGACACACATAGCGAACCGTCGGTCACACTCACAGAGTCGGCCTGCGCAGCCATTTATGTATGCGTTATGGAAGTTCTCTAAGGCGCATAAGGGTTCATGGTTGAAGCATGTCCAGTAGTATGGTTGGAAGTAGACTGTGTAGAATGGGCAGTGGATGTTTTCGTAGCATTTGTCGTGAAGCCTGCAGCAGCTaaagtttaaatatgttaCTATTATAATACTGCAAATATATTGCATACTTCTAACTGAAATCGTAATAAAGCAAGAAACATTTTTGTGTCATATTCGCTTAAAGAAACCGAAACAATTATCgctttgttatttttagaaaacgGCTCActtgattttaagtgatacaatgctaatgcgttgccggcttttgaaATCAAAATCATGACTTTCGGGGATAATGTCACTGAGGTTatacctttatttatttttatattatagaatcaTATATGAGGCAGTCTACAATATTTCATATTGGAAGAGAATATGTAATTGGTACATTACAAGATATTTGTATTGTaccaattacatattattacttataaactCCACAATTACATATAGGCCACATTTTAACAAGAGTCACACAATTATTAGCTTGTGATAtagtttttgatatttaatgtTGAATTCTCAATTAGTACATATGTAATCTGTAACTATATGGGCTAGTagaaacaataaatacaattgGAACGTACTTGTCAATCCCATCCGCTGGTCTCCCAGATCCTCCTAGTCCGCAGTAGCAGCCGTACCCCTTATAGGCGATAGGGTTGCATCCAGTCGCACAAGTCAACATATTGTATAGATGAGATACACCTCGTTTACCTCGATCAGTGCGGTTTGAGGATTGTGGGGATTCGACGATCctgaaaatagtaaaaattttaatccTCTTtgccttataaaaaaataaaaaaaaagacaggaCGTTTAAATTCGCCaatcaaagtattttattgtgatgTTTTGTATTTGGAacacataaaatttttacaagcaatttaatttgtactataaaataaaattttaataattaatgatagCTGTTAATGGCTACAGTAATCTAATCTACAGTAAAATTTGAAAAGACGATAATTTATAATGGTTACTAACAATATTTCACTAaagtacaaatattatatatgcaaaataaatatttataaaccgAACGCGAACTTATTtgcaaaatgtttttaattcacgtaataatttaatattgatattatgattatatattacaatatatttgtaCCAGCATTGCTACCAccttttaaacttatttttgtctaggcttcagatttctgtatgtttttcgcgttcatttgttttttttattagttaggGCATGACGATTTCCTCGTGTCTGTGAAGTTAGCAGAGCACTTACCAGCAGAGCACAAAAAAATTAGAGTTCTGGCAGCACACTCATTAGTTCTATAGTTCCTGATAGTTTTTAGAAAGAGTTCTGGACTTTTTAGtcctgaaaataatttttttaaaaatcgtaaaatgctCTGCCAGCTTCCCGATCACAGCAGAGCATTTCTTACCGATTTCGATAAATAAGGTCTCATTAAAACAATCATTTCAATTGTAACAGTTCCCTATCatttaaatccaaaaataaaaaggtttaattatcaaaaaaaataaagaagagtGAGAGAAAACGAAATAATGAGCATTTTTgaaagattttactaaatgaaaaaaaaaacatattgtacagacatgggaactccgcggtttctattagatcttttagatgtctaggcatcacaattaaattctacgccagaactcttcgctttctctcagcagattatacctctatgatgaaaattagccatttttttcacttattttagaaaaattcaaaaaaatattaaatattgggtctagacatgagaactccgcggtttctattagatcttatagatgtctaggcatcacaattaaatcctaggccagaactctttgtttgaattatttgaattattctaaattaagttaaaaaattgccaattttcatcatagaggtatgctctgctgagagaaagcgaagagttctggcctaggatttaattgtgatgcctagacatctaaaaaatctaatagaaaccgcgaagttctcatgtctagacccaaaactttatttttttttgaattattctaaattaagttaaaaaattgccaattttcatcatagaggtatgctctgctgagagaaagtggagagttctggcctaggatttaattgtgatgcctagacatctataagatctaatagaaaccgcggagttcccatgtctagacccaatatttaatattcttttgaattttactaaaattagtgaaaaaaattgccaattttcatcatagaggtatgTTCTGCTGTGAGAAAACAAAGAGTTCTggcctaggatttaattgtgatgcctagacatctataagatctaatagaaaccgcggagttttcatgtctagacccaaaactttatttttcttttaatttttctaaaataagtgaaaaaattgccaattttcaccatagaggtatgctctgctgagagaaagcgaagagttctggcctagaatttaattgtgatgcctagacatctaaaagatctaatagaaaccgcggagttcccatgtctagacacaaaagttaattttttttaaaatttttctaaaataagtgaaaaaattgccaattttcatcatagaggtatgctctgctgagagaaagcggagagttctggcctagaatttaattgtgatgcctagacatctaaaagatctaatagaaaccgcggagttcccatgtctagacccaaaatttaaaatgttttttatttttctagaataagtgaaaaaattgccaattttcatcatagaggtatgctctgctgagagaaagcggagagttctggcctaggatttaattgtgatgcctagacatctaaaagatctaatagaaaccgcggagttcctatgtctagacccaataattaatatttttttgaaaattcaaaataagtgaaaaaattgccaattttcatcatagaggtatgctctgctgagagagagagttctggcctaggatttaattgtgatgcctagacatctaaaagatctaatagaaaccgcggagttcctatgtctagacccaatatttaatatttttttgaatttttctaaaataagtgaaaaaattgctaattttcatcatagaggtatgctctgctgagagaaagcgaagagttctgggctagaatttaattgtgatgcctagacatctaaaagatctaatagaaaccgcggagttcccatgtctagacccaaaatttaaaatgttttttatttttctagaataagtgaaaaaattgccaattttcatcatagaggtatgctctgctgagagaaagcggagagttctggcctaggatttaattgtgatgcctagacatctaaaagatctaatagaaaccgcggagttcccatgtctgtACAAAAtagggttttttttttcatttagtaaaatctttcAAAAATGCTCATTATTTCGTTTTCTCTCactcttctttattttttttgataattaaacctttttatttttggatttaaatGATAGGGAACTGTTACAATTGAAATGATTGTTTTAATGAGACCTTATTTATCGAAATCGGTAAGAAATGCTCTGCTGTGATCGGGAAGCTGGCAGagcattttacgatttttaaaaaaattattttctggaCTAAAAAGTCCAGAACTCTATCTAAAAACTATCAGGAACTATAGAACTATTGAGTGTGCTGCCAGAACTCTAATTTTTTTGTGCTCTGCTGGTAAGTGCTCTGCTAACTTCACAGACACGATTTCCTCgccatgttttccttcattaCTAGCGATATatatacgcacatagaaagtccattggtggaaagtcagggatcgaacctacgatcttaCGTTTAATCCTAGACAGTATTGCTACATTAAAGCCACACGAAAAAGAgctagaatttaatttattaaaattaatgacttACCTGACCCCCTTGTGATAATCTGCCTCAGGCACGGAATACCTAAAGGGGTCATGGGTGACTCCAACGAGGAGATTCTTAGTCCTTTGCACATGTACTTCGGCATGCACAGGTCTCGAAGCGTGACGAATTTGCGCATAAGTTGTGCTATTGTAAATTTGATCGTAGGTCAAGCGACTTGGTCTATCTGGAATACATATTTAGCTGTACAAGtaccaaaatatttattaaaaattcaaatttaataggTTACTGGTTTGAGATCAGCAATTATTTGATctgttaaatacatttattttaaatgtattgcaCTCGTGTAAACAAAACTAGCccgtaatacatttttatttatttgctgggcgaattaaaataggaaataaataaaattttgtttcattattattatttttttcatatttttattattcttctttttgacttcccgctaagaaaattgaaaattttcgaaaattgagtttttaacagatgttgacgttttgaggttctaggaagactccccgaatgtttccgcggtgaagtccatatgtgtaaattttcataaaagtaaaacagcaataaaaaatgaaggaacgttggaaaaATTACGCATCGAATGGCAGTAGTTTCATGTCTATAcaatcagtggtttaggcgtgaaggagcctcaaacgaatactgtttttcttatatatatatattattctatatagattattgtataatatatgtaaataaggTGTGTACAaataaaggcttattattattattatagtattagtATTATGCAAGTAGTTAATGCCTGACGCATAATGTCGACAAGACTACATGCTCGTAAAGAaggttttccttcaccatatgAACATTTTAGGAAACAACGGCAGGAGGAACCGATCCGATCGACTAAGCGATCAGTAGAACTCCATCCAAAAATCTATTAGATTGGATATAGAACATATAATAAGCGCCAAGTCTCCACTCTAATTTACACTTTAGGTACACCTTTAGTTTTGTATGCCAAAGTTTTTGACATAAAAGAGTCTGAAAATCGCCTgacgttatgtatttttagaaGGAAAATTACACATTTCAAAACTGGGAAGAGATGCAGTAAGATAAGATTAGATCATtgtattacataaattacGTATCATGTAGGTAAATAATAGGGTATGATGTAAAgccattcaaatattttttttcacgcACTACATAACATGGACAATCGGTTCATTATAGATAGTAAAATGGTACACAGTGAACACAGTAATATGCTGCATAAATTGGCCTTAAcccatatattttatatacatacattttacagGGTGTTTTGGCAAACCTCAAACCTTAGTTGattgtgaaaaatatttttttttacacttgTATAAGGTAAAAAACGTAGGGAATCAAGTAAACACGTCCATCTCGTATGATATAAATcatgttataatttattttaatagttagAGTACATTTCTCTAATAGACTAAAgcgttacatattttatactgaCACCATATGCCCTCcctaatagaaaatataatataagaattacaaaatacattatttctttattgacgttcataagtgtacattgttacctaaatgaataaatgatattgaattttgaaacataatcaaatgttttcaatattaatatgatgttttccttcaccgttcgagcaaatgttaaatacgtacatagaaagaaagtcaatgATGGTGCACAgatggggatcgaacctaccacctcaggtaagagagtcgcacgctgaatccacTAGTGACTAGGCCAACAATGCTCAAGTTTCTGTATACTTTTAGTTTTGACTGCGTTCCTGTGTAATTGGCttctttgtaatttttattttataatataaatgatgtgtgtgtaaaatttgtgccGTCAGTGAAGCATGCATGTTTtggaatgta
Coding sequences within it:
- the LOC125049994 gene encoding uncharacterized protein LOC125049994, which produces MWLSVVFSVITYFRAVNVTKIGGFMALNLYAGLVIYLLIVPSVFSQSDRPSRLTYDQIYNSTTYAQIRHASRPVHAEVHVQRTKNLLVGVTHDPFRYSVPEADYHKGVRIVESPQSSNRTDRGKRGVSHLYNMLTCATGCNPIAYKGYGCYCGLGGSGRPADGIDNCCRLHDKCYENIHCPFYTVYFQPYYWTCFNHEPLCALENFHNAYINGCAGRLCECDRRFAMCVRQYTCPIGRPLCKSSPFRLLQNILIVP